A single Anopheles arabiensis isolate DONGOLA chromosome 2, AaraD3, whole genome shotgun sequence DNA region contains:
- the LOC120908540 gene encoding uncharacterized protein LOC120908540 encodes MGYVWRFINNCKVPKSQKDGRSFGPLSIAELQQTERSILREVQQMVYPEEYRILHKARDNAEPTLFVHRSSPLRKRSPYMDRDGVLRVKGRIDACSFISEDTKRPVILPKANVVTDLIIDFYHRKYRHANHLVLINEVRQRYDIPALRAACGRVRARCQLCRIKKAKPNVPMMGELPECRLSPCTRPFTFTGVDYFGPFTVVNGRKTEKRWGVLFTCLVVRAIHIEVAHTLSTSSCILALRNFIARRGTPNEIVSDRGTNFVGANRELQEGLKDINMSKIVEELNLTSVKWTFNPPGAPHFGGAWERLVQSVKKTLANIQFTKHPSDAVFNSWLMEVEFIINSRPLTDVPVDREEDSPLTPNHFLLGSSCGAKPITSYDVSAESIKNTWKTSQVYADIFWRKWVSCYLPTLTKRTKWFDTVKPITVGDVVLIVDETLPRGCWPKGRVVRAIVSRDGAVRRVHVQTASGKIIERPAVKIAVIDVSA; translated from the coding sequence ATGGGATACGTGTGGCGTTTCATCAACAACTGCAAGGTGCCCAAAAGTCAAAAGGATGGACGATCGTTCGGTCCCCTAAGCATCGCAGAACTGCAGCAGACGGAGAGAAGTATATTGCGAGAGGTGCAACAGATGGTATATCCGGAAGAATACCGCATCCTTCATAAAGCCAGAGACAACGCCGAGCCCACACTTTTCGTTCATCGCTCTAGTCCGCTGCGCAAAAGAAGCCCCTACATGGATCGAGATGGTGTCCTTAGGGTCAAAGGTAGAATCGACGCGTGCTCATTCATTAGCGAAGATACAAAACGTCCGGTGATCCTGCCCAAAGCTAATGTCGTCACGGACCTGATCATCGATTTCTACCACCGAAAATATCGACACGCGAACCACCTTGTCCTAATAAATGAAGTTCGCCAACGGTACGATATTCCCGCACTAAGAGCAGCGTGTGGTCGAGTGCGGGCTAGGTGCCAGCTATGCCGAATAAAAAAGGCGAAACCGAATGTACCGATGATGGGAGAACTACCGGAATGCCGCTTGTCGCCCTGCACTCGACCCTTCACCTTTACCGGAGTGGACTATTTTGGACCGTTCACGGTAGTAAACGGTAGGAAAACGGAGAAAAGATGGGGAGTTCTCTTTACCTGTCTGGTGGTGCGGGCGATACACATTGAAGTCGCGCATACACTGTCCACTAGTTCCTGCATCCTCGCCCTCCGCAACTTCATAGCTCGCCGAGGAACACCAAACGAGATAGTATCTGACCGGGGTACCAACTTCGTCGGCGCCAATCGGGAACTCCAGGAAGGGCTAAAAGATATAAACATGAGTAAGATCGTCGAGGAGCTGAACCTCACCAGCGTAAAGTGGACCTTCAATCCGCCAGGAGCACCGCATTTTGGAGGTGCCTGGGAGCGGCTCGTACAATCGGTGAAGAAAACATTGGCAAACATTCAGTTTACCAAACATCCATCAGATGCGGTGTTCAACAGTTGGTTGATGGAAGTTGAATTTATCATCAATTCTCGTCCTCTTACAGATGTTCCGGTTGATCGTGAAGAGGACTCCCCACTTACGCCAAACCACTTCCTTCTCGGATCCTCGTGCGGGGCCAAGCCGATAACCAGCTACGATGTGTCGGCCGAGTCTATAAAAAACACCTGGAAGACGTCACAGGTGTACGCCGATATCTTCTGGCGAAAGTGGGTGTCGTGCTACCTGCCCACTCTTACCAAGCGGACCAAGTGGTTTGACACCGTGAAACCTATTACGGTGGGCGACGTGGTGCTAATCGTTGACGAAACACTCCCGCGCGGATGCTGGCCAAAGGGACGCGTAGTTCGAGCCATCGTATCGAGAGACGGCGCGGTCAGACGAGTACACGTGCAAACGGCATCCGGAAAAATAATCGAAAGGCCGGCTGTCAAGATAGCAGTAATTGACGTATCCGCATGA